Proteins encoded within one genomic window of Pedosphaera parvula Ellin514:
- the prsK gene encoding XrtA/PEP-CTERM system histidine kinase PrsK — MNSAALFAYVAAIFGGLMAIGIVWQGRRAVAPWSLAAGLVLLSLEALFSGLSADALLLKSAVGWQSLMFCAISFLPGVWLLFSFTYARGNAGEFLARWRLLIGAAFVLPVGLALFFYDDLFVVKEQALGLGSSGYALNLLFLLSAVLVLMNFERTFRTSVGTMRWRIKFMLLGLGVLFIVRAYTSSQMLLFRAVNPALETVNSGALLVACFLMLRSLFRTGHFEVNVYPSQSVLHNSLTVVLAGLYLIIVGVFAKLVSVWGGDTAFTIKAFVILISLVGLTIILLSDKVRLQTRRFVSRHFQRPFYDYRTLWRSFTERTAEHMDQVELCRATVKLVADIFQVLSVTIWLVNDKKQELEFVVSTSLSEAQAKRVKLQPEEAQQVIEALKEEFEPVDIDLSRKRWAVVLRQCQPDEFRKGGNRVCVPVAMGGQVLGLIMLGDRVSGLGFSQQDFDLLKCVGDQTAASLRNVQLSQKLLQAKELEAFQTMSAFFVHDLKNTASTLNLMLQNLPVHFGDPAFREDALRGISKSVTHINQLISRLTHLRQALKIQPTEADLNTLVAKALEGWPTVAGTRMDKNLQPLPKVFLDQEQMLKVVTNLVLNATEAVPKEGLIRIETTQVNGWAILSVADNGCGMSPEFANGSLFRPFQTTKKNGLGIGMFQSKMIVESHGGKIEVQSEVGKGTCFRVFLPCKNQINEAFTAHS, encoded by the coding sequence ATGAATAGTGCCGCCCTTTTTGCCTATGTCGCTGCCATTTTTGGCGGACTGATGGCGATTGGCATCGTTTGGCAAGGCCGGCGTGCGGTGGCTCCATGGTCACTGGCAGCAGGCCTGGTTTTGTTATCCCTGGAAGCATTATTCTCCGGGCTTTCGGCGGATGCGCTTTTGTTGAAAAGTGCGGTGGGTTGGCAGAGTCTGATGTTCTGCGCGATATCTTTCCTGCCTGGGGTGTGGCTGTTGTTCAGTTTCACTTATGCCCGGGGAAATGCCGGGGAATTTTTAGCGAGGTGGCGCTTGCTTATCGGTGCCGCATTCGTATTACCAGTCGGCCTGGCACTTTTCTTTTATGACGATTTGTTTGTGGTCAAGGAGCAAGCTCTTGGGTTGGGAAGCAGTGGTTACGCCCTTAATCTGCTCTTTCTGCTCAGTGCAGTGCTGGTGCTGATGAATTTTGAGCGTACGTTCCGGACTTCTGTGGGGACGATGCGGTGGCGGATCAAGTTCATGCTTTTAGGCCTGGGAGTGTTGTTTATTGTCAGGGCTTATACCAGCAGCCAGATGTTGCTCTTCAGAGCGGTAAATCCGGCATTGGAAACGGTGAACTCGGGTGCGTTGCTGGTGGCGTGTTTTCTGATGCTGCGCTCGTTATTCCGGACGGGACATTTTGAAGTCAATGTTTATCCCTCACAGTCGGTGTTGCATAACTCACTGACGGTGGTCCTAGCTGGTCTGTACCTGATAATCGTCGGAGTTTTTGCGAAACTTGTGAGCGTATGGGGAGGCGACACGGCATTTACCATAAAGGCTTTTGTAATACTTATTTCCCTCGTTGGGCTTACGATAATTTTGCTATCGGACAAGGTCCGTTTACAAACAAGGCGGTTTGTCAGCCGGCATTTTCAGAGACCATTTTATGATTACCGGACCCTATGGCGCAGTTTTACGGAACGCACTGCCGAGCATATGGACCAGGTGGAGTTATGCCGTGCCACGGTCAAACTGGTGGCTGATATATTCCAGGTCCTCTCGGTAACCATCTGGCTGGTGAACGATAAAAAGCAAGAATTGGAATTCGTGGTTTCCACGTCCCTCTCGGAGGCGCAGGCCAAAAGGGTAAAGCTGCAGCCGGAGGAGGCGCAACAGGTGATCGAAGCATTAAAGGAGGAGTTTGAGCCGGTGGATATCGACCTGTCCCGGAAACGATGGGCGGTTGTTTTGCGGCAGTGTCAACCAGATGAATTCCGGAAAGGCGGTAACCGCGTCTGTGTGCCGGTGGCCATGGGGGGGCAGGTGCTTGGCCTTATTATGCTCGGGGACAGGGTGAGCGGGTTGGGTTTTTCGCAACAGGACTTCGATCTGCTCAAATGTGTTGGCGACCAAACTGCAGCCAGTTTGCGCAACGTACAACTCTCGCAAAAGCTTTTGCAGGCCAAGGAGCTTGAGGCATTTCAGACCATGTCTGCCTTCTTCGTGCATGATCTTAAGAACACTGCTTCCACGCTTAACTTGATGCTCCAGAATCTGCCGGTTCATTTTGGTGATCCGGCTTTTAGAGAAGATGCCTTGCGCGGTATTTCCAAGTCAGTGACGCATATCAACCAACTTATCAGCCGGTTGACCCATTTGCGACAGGCCTTGAAAATTCAACCGACAGAGGCGGACTTGAATACGCTGGTGGCAAAAGCATTGGAAGGCTGGCCGACGGTGGCGGGCACCCGGATGGATAAGAATCTGCAGCCTTTGCCGAAGGTATTTTTAGATCAGGAGCAGATGCTTAAAGTGGTAACAAATCTGGTCCTGAACGCCACTGAGGCGGTGCCCAAGGAAGGGCTGATTCGAATTGAAACAACTCAGGTGAATGGCTGGGCGATTCTTTCGGTAGCCGATAACGGGTGCGGCATGAGCCCCGAATTTGCGAACGGTTCCCTGTTTCGCCCCTTTCAAACCACCAAGAAAAACGGTCTTGGCATTGGAATGTTTCAAAGTAAAATGATCGTTGAGTCTCACGGCGGCAAGATTGAGGTCCAAAGTGAGGTTGGCAAGGGCACATGTTTCCGCGTGTTCCTGCCATGCAAAAATCAAATAAATGAAGCCTTTACTGCTCATAGTTGA
- the prsR gene encoding PEP-CTERM-box response regulator transcription factor, protein MKPLLLIVDDDEEIRTQMKWTLAQDYEVVLAGDRGSALEVFRSAHPAVVLLDLGLPPQPANPEEGLAALSELLTLDSSTKIVIVSGQGDKDNALRAIGAGAYDFLVKPVEVEELKLLLKRCFHVAQLEKEYRRMQQLLQADTFEGMLGTSRVMRNVFDTIRKVATTDAPVLILGESGTGKEMAAQAIHRRSPRKDGPFVAINCSAIPETLLESELFGHEKGAFTGAHAMRKGRIETANGGTLFLDEIGEVPLPIQVKLLRFLQEKRIERVGGRQEINIDARVVAATNADLKKGMAGGTFREDLFYRLAVVQITLPALRERESDVKLLAQCCMQRYSGQIGKNALAFDAEAVRALMRHLWPGNVRELENRVKRAVIMAEGKRITPQDLELESVSGAAAVTTLKEAREAVEREMIQNALRKHSGKIAPAAVELGVSRPTLYELMEKLGIAREAKE, encoded by the coding sequence ATGAAGCCTTTACTGCTCATAGTTGATGATGATGAAGAAATCCGGACCCAGATGAAGTGGACTCTGGCCCAGGACTATGAAGTGGTTCTGGCAGGCGATCGGGGGTCGGCGCTGGAAGTGTTTCGTTCCGCTCATCCAGCCGTGGTATTGCTCGATCTGGGATTGCCGCCGCAACCGGCGAACCCGGAAGAGGGCCTGGCGGCCCTTTCAGAATTGCTGACCCTGGATAGTTCCACAAAAATCGTCATCGTTTCGGGGCAGGGGGACAAGGACAACGCACTTCGAGCCATAGGCGCTGGTGCTTATGATTTTTTGGTCAAGCCAGTGGAGGTCGAAGAATTAAAGCTGCTGCTCAAGCGATGCTTCCACGTGGCGCAACTCGAAAAGGAATACCGCCGGATGCAGCAATTGTTGCAGGCGGATACCTTTGAAGGAATGCTCGGCACCAGCCGCGTCATGCGTAACGTGTTCGACACCATTCGAAAAGTTGCGACCACAGACGCCCCGGTGCTGATATTGGGAGAGAGCGGAACGGGCAAGGAAATGGCGGCCCAGGCAATTCATCGGAGAAGCCCGCGGAAGGATGGTCCGTTTGTGGCGATTAATTGCAGCGCCATTCCTGAAACGCTGTTGGAAAGTGAACTTTTCGGGCATGAAAAGGGAGCGTTTACGGGTGCCCACGCAATGCGCAAAGGCCGGATCGAGACGGCCAATGGGGGAACGCTTTTCCTGGACGAAATCGGTGAAGTGCCGTTGCCAATTCAGGTCAAATTACTGAGGTTTTTGCAGGAAAAGCGTATCGAACGCGTCGGAGGCAGGCAGGAGATCAATATTGATGCCAGGGTGGTGGCGGCCACCAACGCCGACCTCAAAAAAGGAATGGCGGGAGGCACATTTCGGGAAGATTTATTTTACCGCCTGGCGGTGGTGCAGATCACTTTGCCGGCCCTGCGCGAGCGCGAGAGCGATGTGAAATTGCTGGCGCAATGCTGCATGCAAAGATACTCGGGCCAGATTGGCAAGAATGCACTGGCGTTCGACGCTGAAGCTGTCCGGGCGCTGATGCGGCATCTCTGGCCCGGCAATGTGCGGGAATTAGAGAACCGGGTTAAACGGGCGGTGATCATGGCGGAGGGAAAGCGGATTACGCCACAGGATCTTGAGTTGGAAAGTGTTTCGGGCGCGGCGGCAGTTACTACGCTGAAGGAAGCGCGCGAGGCGGTGGAGCGTGAAATGATCCAGAATGCGCTGCGAAAACATTCGGGCAAGATTGCGCCTGCGGCCGTGGAGCTTGGCGTGAGTCGTCCGACGCTTTATGAGCTGATGGAAAAGTTGGGAATTGCCAGAGAGGCGAAGGAATAG
- a CDS encoding polysaccharide biosynthesis/export family protein, with protein MPTDLITLPDAETSGSSILARCLRVMPPFVCALLFVLIFAGCQSNNYSVEKAKQAVATTTNSEALILREGDVIKISFPGTPNLDTTQQIRRDGKISLSIVGEVDASGMTLPALEKQLVKLYEPQLVSKQVMVSLVSSTLPVFVTGAVIHPGKVVSDHPITVLEAIMESGGFDYTKANLKNVLIIRNERGRMTNISQNLKSVLAGKQCEPFYLKPSDIVYVPEKFSWF; from the coding sequence ATGCCAACAGATTTAATAACCTTGCCTGACGCGGAAACATCTGGCAGCAGCATATTGGCGCGTTGCCTGCGTGTAATGCCGCCATTCGTTTGCGCCCTTTTGTTTGTGCTGATTTTTGCCGGTTGTCAAAGTAACAATTATTCTGTTGAGAAGGCAAAGCAAGCGGTTGCCACAACCACAAACTCTGAGGCCCTCATCTTGCGCGAGGGAGATGTGATCAAAATTTCATTTCCCGGCACACCCAATCTCGACACCACCCAGCAAATTCGCCGGGATGGTAAAATCTCTCTTTCCATTGTGGGTGAGGTGGATGCCTCCGGAATGACTCTCCCTGCACTGGAAAAGCAATTGGTAAAACTTTACGAACCGCAATTAGTATCCAAACAGGTCATGGTTTCGTTGGTTTCTTCCACACTTCCAGTATTCGTTACAGGGGCGGTTATTCACCCGGGGAAAGTGGTATCGGATCATCCCATTACCGTCCTTGAGGCCATCATGGAATCCGGAGGATTCGATTATACCAAGGCAAATCTGAAAAATGTGCTTATTATTCGTAACGAAAGAGGGCGCATGACAAACATCAGCCAAAATTTAAAATCTGTCCTGGCCGGAAAGCAATGCGAACCGTTTTATCTGAAACCTTCGGATATTGTTTATGTTCCGGAGAAATTTTCCTGGTTTTAG
- a CDS encoding fibronectin type III domain-containing protein has translation MNNPNDKVCAIYHSDRFTSKVSIPRIILRNRWKVRLGLFSILLFLAGFPICSRAEQSVSLAWDPSPDPTVAGYFVRYGTTSGVYPFQVDAKTLASATVSGLKEGLTYYFVVIAYNASGVESVPSNELAFLVPGALVLTSGVNPSDPIYIKFPVAPTHWYALEGSSNLATWNTIWQTAPATSNDWVQFTDMRTFSNRFYRLILH, from the coding sequence ATGAATAATCCCAATGATAAGGTATGTGCTATTTATCATAGCGATCGGTTCACTTCTAAAGTATCAATCCCCCGAATAATCCTTCGCAATAGATGGAAGGTTCGGCTCGGCCTTTTCAGTATTCTATTATTTTTGGCTGGTTTTCCTATTTGTTCGAGGGCTGAACAAAGTGTGTCCCTGGCCTGGGATCCCAGTCCAGACCCCACCGTAGCCGGTTACTTTGTTCGCTATGGCACCACCAGCGGGGTTTATCCCTTCCAGGTTGATGCTAAAACGCTAGCATCGGCCACGGTTTCAGGCCTTAAAGAAGGATTAACTTATTATTTCGTGGTAATCGCCTACAACGCCTCCGGTGTTGAAAGCGTTCCTTCCAATGAACTCGCATTTCTAGTCCCTGGCGCTCTCGTCTTGACCTCAGGAGTAAACCCCAGTGATCCAATTTACATCAAATTTCCTGTGGCTCCTACACACTGGTATGCATTAGAGGGCTCATCCAATCTGGCGACTTGGAACACTATTTGGCAAACGGCCCCAGCGACCTCCAACGACTGGGTTCAATTCACGGATATGCGGACTTTTTCGAATCGTTTTTACCGACTTATACTTCACTAA